The genomic region atgaaattcaaaattaatgaaagcaaaaatttggaaataaatatttcttgacCCATTCACATATTctcgattttttatttaagtaatacaaataaaaaattaattttcaaaacagttATGTTTGAAACAAGAATGAATAGTGTTTTTCAGAATTGTACTAGTTGaataagggtgagtttggatgggcagtgCATTTAtttgcggttagtgtaaaaacagcggtggcggtgagattagatactgtagcgatactgtagtgtgagacaaaaagtaaactaaacgcactgTACCCAattgcccatccaaacccaccctaagttaAAGTCACCgatttattagtttaattagcTTGTCTAATtcaattacataaattattaacaaatgaataaaaaacatgttttatcTGGGTTTTAGTCCAGTTCTATCGATTCTCAAATTAATCACTCTAATATCTTTTTCTGGTTCGATATTTCAATCGATTCTTGATCTATCATACGGCGGTTTAGAGTTTATTCATTTCAtgctattttgataaataattatttttattggtgttatttaaataaaaaataatccattctataatctttttttaaatatcgtAGACTCCCTCACGCATCTATAAAACACACATCCTTCTGCTCTTCCTCTTCGTCTTACTTCTCTCCGCTTCCATCCTTTCTTGTTGCAgacccttcttttttttccattttttaataaaaaatacttaacaGTCATGGTAGTGGCTCCACCAAACCCGGTTCGATCCGAAAAGCCGGAACCGATCGAATTACCGGTGATAGACCTTTCAGCCGATAGATCAGAGGTGTCAAAGCTCATCGTAAAAGCCTGCGAACAATACGGGTTCTTCAAGGCGGTCCACCACGGTGTCTCCGACGATGTTATCGCCGCAATGGAAGAAGAAGGTCTGGGCTTTTTCACGAAGCCGGTTTGCGAAAAGCAAAGGGCTGGACCGGCCGGTCCTTTCGGTTATGGCATTAAGAGCATTGGTTTCAATGGTGATAGTGGAGAAGTTGAATATCTTCTTCTTCATACCAACCCTTCTTCCATTAGTCAGTTATCACACACCATCTCCGATGACCCCAAAAAGTTCAGGTACTtgatattattatcatcatcagaCATGTTTTTCTTCTTACATACTTTAATTCTTGCATGTTTAGTGGTTATTTGCCATTTTCGTGAATGGTCGGCCAAATGATGGATCATTAATATGAATCAATCACTTATATTTGAGTTATGgataatttaggaatttttttatagacggtgaaattaaatattacaacGACATTATAGTctatgataaaaaagaaaacgaagCGCACAGTACTGAAAATAAACCCGGGTTTCTTGCTATATATTATAAGAAATATATGattataaagatattttttttaatatatggtttataatttatatattgagaAATAATATATGTTGTTTTGGTATGAGTTTGGGCCATGGTCTAGTAAGCTAGGGCATTTTGCCAGCatgttttactattttttaaaaaaattatttatcaagtgatttttttttttaaataagaggAAATCCATGAACGTGAGCTTTTAGATGAGTTGTAATGTTATCATTCTGATATCCCACATCGCATTCAACTCTTCAATTATCCCATAGCTTTAAATGGCAATCATTACCATATTTTGGCTCATGTTATGCCCTTTTCGAAACTCGCCTCAAATAAATTACTTCCCTCTTGAAAATggcaataaaaaaaagaaattgggaCCTGACTGGTTTTGATAGGATCCATTTTAAACCTCGAGTTTAGAGCCGTGAGATTAATTACTGTAATTGTGAAGTTAAAAATTCTAATCGACTCTTATCACCGTCCATTCGAAGggatatttagaaaaaaatctgCTGTGTGTTGAGATGATTATCGAAATACTTTTATATGcattaggttaaaatataaaataataaaatttatattaatatttattttagtataattatatCTAGAAAACAATTAATagtattgtttaaaaaataaaaattaaggcatgTTTATTTGGTATATAGGCTTtgttgtaatatatattatgcttCTATTTTCATGCACTGCAATGCTCAGTTGCTCGTTTTACTTTTCTTGAAGTGGttgttttttgtgtttattgGACCAACTACAAAATTAACCCTTTAATCAAaccaattttatcatttaagtacctaaatttattaggaaatatttactaaaaaatgCATGATTTTCAGTAAAAAAATGTGCCACGGATTGATTTTATCGtgttttaagataaaataagattgacTAATAGTTTAAGTaggtatttaattgaaaaaacgATATACTTTAAGGGtcaatatttgaattaaacCTTCTTTGTTTAGCCGtgaaaaaaagttaattaagaCAGTTTTGTTTcatgaataaaaagaaatgaaaaccaGGAAAACACGTGAGGTTTTTGATTAAATCCGCTTCAATAACTCGAAGTTCGGAGGGTCTAATTGTAGTTTTAGTCCtttgctaaaatttgaaatttatttattttatttcatatgcTTTTAGCAATTTAAcgatagtatatatattttgaaagacATTTcgacaataataaataaatatggacttatcaataaattaaaacaaattaaagtaaaaagttAAACCCCAAAATGTAGAGGGACTAAAACTAAACTTAGACCAAATCGAGAAGTCATTCGGTTGAGAATCTAGTTTTGTGCAGTTTTAAACTCTCTTACACGGGATATCTTGTCAGAGAGACACATCCCTGTGTTTGGTTCAGTTGTCAGTTTTAATTCCACGCGCCCATGTAGTCGCGTGAAAACACAAGAACAGAATCTAATAGGGACTGGCTGTAGGGGGAAAGTACCATTGGAAATCAAAATGACAAGTCAGAGAATCAGATATAAAGGAAGGTCTAATCAAATCAAAGGGTTTTCAGTggaagctttttattttatttttttggccaaaatttatttattttttattaataaaaaacacACATAAAAAGCAGAGAAAGttacacataaataaattatttaaacaattaaaaaaataaaaatttgactttaaataaaaacaatataactGTAGTAAGTTGACCAATCCGATTCAATTGAAATTAAGacaagataaaattattaaataattatggtGCGGTAAAATTTTTACGTcactattaattttaacttttatcaaaaatgaataCATGGTTCATTTAAAGACACTTTTTAGAAGGTAAGATTTTATATTGAAATgtcttaaaataatcttttaaaagtcaaaaatacatttttttattttaaataagagaGGTCAAAGCCTTGACAGTCTTTTCAGATCCATTCATGGTAtctaaaagaatattttaaccataataataataatactattttattatttgttaatttatgtcaaaaatattttacccatttaattttttagaaatagcTTTTGATCTAACATGAAAGATCTGATTAATTGAATTAGTTGCTTTTTTTcggatttttttataatttatttaattagaaggtatttaaaaaataaaatcaatcaaactAAGAATTCATGTTGAGATAAATTGCCTTAAATTGTTTTCTAACGATGTTTTTTTTGTGGGTGTGTATGGTGACAGCTCCGCCGTGAGCGGCTACATAGAAGCGGTTAAGCGATTAGCATGTGAAATCTTGGATCTGATGGCAGAAGGATTAGGGGTCCATGATCCATCACTGTTAAGCAACATGATCAGGGACGTCGACAGCGACTCCATGTTCAGGCTCAATCGCTATCCACCTTCCTCATTCCACACACCACCTCCACCGCACCGCGCCACCACCGAAATAGGGTTCGGGGAACACACCGACCCTCAGATGTTGACCATCCTCAGATCAAACGACGTGGGTGGCCTACAGATTTGTGTAGCCGGTGGGACCTGGGTCCCCGTCACCCCTGACCCTACTGCCTTCTGCATCAACGTAGGTGATGTTTTACAGGTTGGTCCCTCTTCCCTCTCTTTCATAACAATTTGAcccctaaaaaaataataaaaaagggtgAAATTTGATTGATGGAAACTGGTACATGCATTGGGGAATCCACCGCAGCTTTGGATTGTAAGACCCCACGTATCAGTTTCTATCCAATTGAACATAATAGGGGTTTCTGGTTTTCTGGGCTGTATTGCCAGTTATAGTTCCTTGCAGAGCAACTATGGATATTTAATAGTCCCAAAGATATCACGAAGCTGTTTAAAACCGGATCCAACATCAACTTGGTCAATACATCCATTTATTGATCTAATCAAATTGatatcaaaagataaaaatggcaaaaaaaaaaaaagagaaccaTGTCATTATAaagtttaaagattaaattgaaaaagttattaaattttaggattaatgtgaataaaaaattaaaaataaaggtgaaaaaattactaaatttaagAACTAAATAGTGGTTCTATCccaataatttattattgtaataataaatttcaaattcaaaaaattatttgttccttttttagaatttatatattcaaatagaTTTGAACTATAagtcaatttagtaattttttaaaaattgattaatattgTTGAAATATACTTGACGTGGCattaataatcaataatatGAGGCAACCTCATATTCGACATGtggataaaataatttatttataatttgtatttttgttacATATTGCCATGTTATTGATTACCAATGTTACATCCGTATATTTTAACAATAGTACACGATTTTCaagtttagataaaaaattttaagtataaagtAGATGTAGCTTCGcatataatagtttttttttcttttgtttttttattgaaggCAATGACAAATGGGAGGTTCATGAGCGTAAGGCACAGAGCATTGACCAATGGGTTCAAGTATAGAATGTCAATGGCATATTTTGGGGCGCCACCAC from Gossypium raimondii isolate GPD5lz chromosome 1, ASM2569854v1, whole genome shotgun sequence harbors:
- the LOC105775471 gene encoding gibberellin 2-beta-dioxygenase 2; the protein is MVVAPPNPVRSEKPEPIELPVIDLSADRSEVSKLIVKACEQYGFFKAVHHGVSDDVIAAMEEEGLGFFTKPVCEKQRAGPAGPFGYGIKSIGFNGDSGEVEYLLLHTNPSSISQLSHTISDDPKKFSSAVSGYIEAVKRLACEILDLMAEGLGVHDPSLLSNMIRDVDSDSMFRLNRYPPSSFHTPPPPHRATTEIGFGEHTDPQMLTILRSNDVGGLQICVAGGTWVPVTPDPTAFCINVGDVLQAMTNGRFMSVRHRALTNGFKYRMSMAYFGAPPPHAWLSVPPELVTPHRPLLYRPFNWAEYKKASYSLRLGDSRLQLFLK